The genome window AGAGCTTTTTCCCGTTCCCATCCGTCGCCAGTGACTACAGGGGATCCGACCAACAGGCTGGAGAATTTGGCCAACCCAAGCACTGGTATCCCTTCGCTGCTCCCGAGTACACCGGCCAGGTACCCGGGGTAGCAGCAGCTACACAGCCGTTGAACCTGAGTCCCCCCATAGCCGAGACCCGGGAGCAAATAAAACTACCTGAAATAAAGGCCGAGAAGGACACCGATGATGACTACTCAACTGAGATAAAGGTTCAGCAGTACCCAGCACCGCCAGCCTCCACCGCCATGCCCCATGGAGTCTTCTACTCTCCGGCCTGGAACCCGTCCTTCTGGCCCGGGATCACTCATATCACACCTCCCGGCATCAACAATCAAAATCCCTCAGCATCCTCTGCATCTTCGCCATCTATGTCCCCTTCACCACCAAGCAACGGCCTTCCAGGGAATGCGTTTTTCGGCGTGAATGCACCCCAGGCTGCCACCGGGCCCCAGACGCAGAACCCGGTCCCCTCCACGCGGAGCAGCGGGTCGTCAAGCGGCGGGTGCAGCGACTCCGAGGAGGTAAGAAAAGCCATTGAATCAAGTCTCGAAACCAAATACGCGCTATTTCAGTTTGTGCAAACCAATGCAACTTGTAGGGAACCTGTCCAAGGAATTATTTAAATGCCACCTCGAAACATGCCCACATTCTTAACCTGTTGGCCTTTATATAGCctagtgtttatttaaaaatgtctggttccacaggagactCTCTCCACCGAAGAGCTGGAGCAATTTGCGAAGGAGCTGAAACACAAACGAATTACCTTGGGTTTCACCCAAGCTGATGTTGGCCTTGCCCTGGGTAACCTCTATGGTAAGTTAATTTCCCACTTGTTTGTACTAGGTTTTTAAGTTTAGTAAATTAAATGGCTATGATCTGACAGCATTTAAAAACAGTTGCTCAGTGCTCTTGTGTGATCCATGATACCACAAGTAAATCCAAGAAAAGCCCAGAGTCCATCTGTGATGATTCATGATATGTGGACAATATACTATGAACACTAGTCATCCACACCAGACATAGTTTCTGGATTTGTAGTTTGGTGTGAAGATCCGTGCTTAAGAAGTTACCTGAATAAAAGTAGCAACTGATCTGATCCGTGCTTGGCACCTAAACTGCCAGAAGGCATAGAACACGACAAACTCGTGAAATGGTGGTTATAGTTGTAGTTATCGAACGGATCTGTACTTGGATGAATTGTCTCCCCATAATTTTGGCTTTCAATCAACAATCCTGCTATATGATATTTTGTGTGTACGTAGGTAAGATGTTCAGCCAGACGACTATTTGCCGCTTTGAGGCTCTGCAGCTGAGCTTCAAGAACATGTGCAAGCTGAAGCCCCTTCTTCAGAGATGGCTGAATGAGGCAGAGACTTCGGAAAACCCCCAGGATGTAAGTCTGCTACTCTGACATCTGCCAACTAGTTTACAAGACAACAGATTACTGAGATTCATGGGATCCCTTGGTCTTTTCAGGCCTAGCTAACTTCCTGCTGAGCAAACTGAATCAAGACCCTCCACCCATGTTCAGTGTAATATGCCATCTAGTGGCCAAAATTAAGCTGTTTGGTGATCAGAAGAAACCTTGTTTGAACCTTGTATTCCACACGTCTCTCACAAAATGGGACATGCTGTCTGTTTAATATAGAATACATAATCCATAAATAATGCTATTCAACACTGCATGAACTCTTACTACCACATTTGATTCCCCAGATGTACAAGATTGAGCGAGTATTTGTTGAcacaagaaagaggaagaggaggaccaGTCTGGAGGGAGCTGTGCGCTCTGCTCTGGAGTCTTACTTTGTTAAATGTCCCAAGCCCAACACTCAGGAGATCACACACATCTCTGATGACCTGGGTCTGGAGAGGGATGTAAGTATGAAATCTAAAATTGGTGCCATTTTGCCTGTTTTTAGTTggttacattttcaaaagactAATGCTGTTCTTGGCAGGTGGTACGCGTTTGGTTCTGCAACCGGAGACAGAAAGGAAAGCGCCTTGCCATGCCACTGGATGAGGATTGCGACGGCCAGTATTACGAGCAGAGTCCTTCCCCATTGAACATGGCGCCCTCCCCCAATCCCAGTCAGTGCTACCCTGCCTCCAGCTACCCTGGTGCCCCTCCTCCCACACTCTACATGCCCCCACTTCATCGACCCGACGTCCTGAAACAAGCCCTGCACCACGGACTGGTTAGTCACCTGACTGGATAAACAAGCTCAGGTAGTCCTTCCCAGAACCACAGACTGCCTTCCCAAAGCCCTCTCTGTCCAACCCCAAATCATGCTGAAGAGGAGCCTCTACACCCAGTGACCAGATCGACCAATCATATTGGTGGATCATGTGATTTAAAAACACTCAAAGTGTGGAGGCTCTTCTGCTGACTGCAGCAGTGAGATGGAAGTGGTGAAACTTCATGAACTGCCACATGCCACATCCTCTTACATGACCCTGCAACTCAACACCAGCAACTGCTTTGACTTCAAGAAAACTTTTAACTAAATGTTGCTGAAtgtgccccccacccccttccCTTTCTTGGATAATGCATAGTAAGTTATTTCAGTGAGATGTGATGCTACAGTATATGGTTCTTTTGTAGAGTGCTAAATCCTGGGTAGGTTTTCTGTGGAACAGATGAGGACGGATCTGGGTTATCAAATTAATTGCAATGTGTGGGTTGCTTCTTAAACAGAATTCATCTTTGACAGTTTGGTCAGTGTTTGTGCAATACTTCTGTCCCATCTGAACAGAGCAACTAAAGTATTTGTCATTTGAAGTGAAAAGCATTCTCGTTCAGAGGCATCCCCCCCCCTATTGATTTTGCACAAAGttgttttgtaattaattttttttatacaaatgtCAGTTTGTATACCAAGCCCAGACTTTTGCCCTATGGTGGTTGTCATTGACATCTTTAGCAATATTTTGAGGGAATGTGAAGGATTTGTTACTCACAGGTTTCTTAGCTGTTAATTCTGCTACTTGCACAATGTCAATATATTCTCAATGTCTCAGGTGAATGGTAGTGAGAATTAAGTCCAACTTGACTCAATTATGCTGTCAATGTTGAAGCCACACCAGCCATATTGTATTTCAATACCTCtttgttttcattgtaattttttttattataaagttTATGAAATGCTGAATAACACTTGATACTAAGTGTCGGTGCTCATGGAGTATTTCTCATTTTGGtctaagtttttatttttactcaatGATTTAAGTTTAAGAAATGAAGccattaaatgtaatttagtcACTCCTCATGACTTGGAAATCCCTCATAGGTGACCATGATTTAAGACTACACTTGATAAGCTGTcaggaaaacattaaaacaatcgAGTAACCCAGTTACTTCAGTGTTAATGGTAAAAATATCTTGATACATGAATAGCTTGACTACCCTAAATATTTACCAACGTGAGAATACAATCATAACTTGGACTGTAACCAGTAGATTTTTAAATGCGGTTAAATTCTAATTTATTGAAATGTTAGCTACACTAAAATGTGTTCAGTCAAGTTGCCCTAAACCTTCAATTTCTCTGCAATCTAGTAACTAAGTAAGTTTTGACAATAAGGACATGAAATCACCAGAAGTCAAAGAACAAACCACACTCCAAAAAGACTACAGTGCTTTTTAAAATTGCATCACATCACCCTGCCTACCATTTGAAcattatgaaaatataaaaatgcttACTTTGAGGATATGACTTTTTTCCAATGAGTTTCATTTCAATCAGCATTGACACTACAATTGCAACAGTCCAGAGTTGGagtaataatgcattacatttatatagcgctttatcattgAAAGTCAAAGCGCTTTGCAGTGAagttggggggggggctcacctcaaccaccaccaatgtgtagcacccacctgggtgatgcacggcagccatttagcgccagaacgctcaccacacatcagcgagagggagggaaacattgagccaTTTACTAcgggggatgattagatggccagatCGAGAAAGACAGATTGAGTAGTCACGTTTCAAGCTTGAGGCATTCTCCCTTTGGTAGAAGAAAAGACCTTTAAACtactattttacttttattggtcaaatattttttatgtttttacattttaaggaGGATAAACTTCTTAAAGCATTGGACATGGAACCAATTGCAGCATTTGTGTTCAGTTCAAACTACTTTTTAAAGTTTTCTGTGATGTAAAGGCCTCCACCACAGTGTTTACACtaaatattaatgattgtgcagtaattaataaaaattacacCAGGGACTGTCACTATTTACAGTAACCTTTGCGACATTGTATGTTGTCAGGTGCTGTTACAGTACATGCGTTTAAGCCTAGAAGTTATTGCACAGTATGGGCCTTGGTGCCCTCAAAGTACACAGTGTTATATGCTGTGGTGagttaaatttaaaagaattgttcaacattttgggcaatgcacttatttgctttcttacagAGAGTttcctgtcagtgtgtgtgcagccagctgcagtttttttaatttatcatgcggtggtgtcaatcttctcatctaactctaggcaacaaaacaatatatttcCTAAATGCCTCATTATTCTTTTAACCCTAGAGAAGTCAGGTGTTTGCTATAAAGTGCTAGGAATTTAACTCACTTGGTCATTGTTTTTAAGGTAGTTATTAGTTAAAGCATCTTATTTGTGAGCATTTACTGTAGGGGCTGGAAGTTTGTGAACCCTTTAGaattttttctatatttctgcataaattaCCTAAAACACCATCATGCAATTCACACAAGTTTAAAAACTAGATCAAGAGATTTAAGAAATAAGGCAAAAATGTCATACTTGGTCATTTATTCATTAAGAAAAATGATCCAATATTGCATCTGTGAACTTTTGCTTTCAGGATGTGACACCCCTGGGGAGGTAtaactaaaactaaacatttCCAGTAACTGACTTGGAAGTCTTTGAATTGGCTATTCCAAAACATTCACTTTATTCTTTAACAATTCTATGGAACGACTTATGTGCTTGCAGATGTCCTGATATTTACCTTTTAAAAATCACTGGTAAAATTCAGAATTCATTGTTCTATTAATGTTGATTTCACCAAACATAACGCTTTTCATTTAAACCACAAAGTTCTACTTTTGGTCTCGTCCACAAAACATTTTCCTAATGGTCTTCTGGCTTGTCCATGTGATCTTGATCAGACTTCTAGCAATGTTCCTTTGGGAGAGGTATGGCTTTCTCCTTGCAACCCTGCCATGCATGCTATTGTCATTTAGTATTCTTCTGACTCGTGAACATTGACATTAACGTGAGAGAGGCCTTTAGTTGCTTAGAAGTAACCATGGGTTCCTTTGTGACCTTGTGGACTATTACACGTCTTGTTCTTAAAATGATAATTGTTGGTCGACCACTCCTAGGGAAGTTAGCAA of Micropterus dolomieu isolate WLL.071019.BEF.003 ecotype Adirondacks linkage group LG13, ASM2129224v1, whole genome shotgun sequence contains these proteins:
- the pou5f3 gene encoding POU domain, class 5, transcription factor 1; translation: MSERSQTPECQSRPYDFSRANPCTQILGQESLGSAASFQLPHGVLPDPSLFYNKTAYNGITPASAQSFFPFPSVASDYRGSDQQAGEFGQPKHWYPFAAPEYTGQVPGVAAATQPLNLSPPIAETREQIKLPEIKAEKDTDDDYSTEIKVQQYPAPPASTAMPHGVFYSPAWNPSFWPGITHITPPGINNQNPSASSASSPSMSPSPPSNGLPGNAFFGVNAPQAATGPQTQNPVPSTRSSGSSSGGCSDSEEETLSTEELEQFAKELKHKRITLGFTQADVGLALGNLYGKMFSQTTICRFEALQLSFKNMCKLKPLLQRWLNEAETSENPQDMYKIERVFVDTRKRKRRTSLEGAVRSALESYFVKCPKPNTQEITHISDDLGLERDVVRVWFCNRRQKGKRLAMPLDEDCDGQYYEQSPSPLNMAPSPNPSQCYPASSYPGAPPPTLYMPPLHRPDVLKQALHHGLVSHLTG